In Antechinus flavipes isolate AdamAnt ecotype Samford, QLD, Australia chromosome 3, AdamAnt_v2, whole genome shotgun sequence, a genomic segment contains:
- the SUPT20H gene encoding transcription factor SPT20 homolog isoform X2, with protein MQQTLELALDRAEYVIESARQRPPKRKYLSSGRKSVFQKLYDLYIEECEKEPEIKKLRRNVNLLEKLVMQETLSCLVVNLYPGNEGYSLMLRGKNGSDSETIRLPYEEGELLEYLDAEELPPILVDLLEKSQVNIFHCGCVIAEIRDYRQSGNMKSPGYQSRHILLRPTMQTLICDVHSITSDNHKWTQEDKLLLESQLILATAEPLCLDPSIAVTCTANRLLYNKQKMNTRPMKRCFKRYSRSSLNRQQDISHSTAPPQLRLLDYLQKRKERKTAQQYDLKISKAGNCVDMWKQNPCYLTTPSEVDVEKYAKVEKSIKSDDSQPTVWPAHEIKEDYVFECEVGNQFQKTKLTIFQSLGNPLYYGKIQTYRSDEETESPMTPTQFLIGSKTDAERIINQYQELIQNEAKCPVKMSHSSGSGNLSQLSPGKEMELSTSQDGGVEGSSTADLSPTTTPQRSRKRIRPSPDREIQEKITPESLLVQPSVLGKGVKHRPPPIKLPSSSGSSSSGNIFSPQQSGSHHKSPTPPPTSKPPGLSRKPSMDLNQVSMLSPAALSPASSSQRSGTPKPSTPTPTPSSTPHPPDAQSSTPITPCATPTPQDSGFTPQPTLLTPFAQQQMSLSQAMPVMTIPLSTMVTSITTGTTSTQVMANPAGLNFINVVGSVCGAQALMSSSNSMLGCNTGAITPAGLNLSGILPSGGLVPGALPAAMQSASQSGVPFGLKNTSGLRPLNLLQIPGGSLIFNPLQQQQQQQQQQQQQQLSPFSPQQQSQPSTTSSPQRPGEQSSEPGTVSQDQALSAQQAAVINLTGVGSFMQSQAAVLSQLGSAENRPEQSLPQQRFQLSSAFQQQQQQIQQLRFLQHQMAMAAAAAAQTAQLHRHQHTGSQSKSKVKRGTPTTPKF; from the exons CAACAGACTTTAGAATTAGCTTTGGATCGTGCAGAG tatGTCATTGAAAGTGCCCGTCAGAGACCTCCTAAACGGAAATATTTATCTAGTGGAAg gaaatctgtatttcagaaactatatgatttatatatagaAGAATGTGAGAAAGAGCCTGAGATAAAG AAGCTGAGACGAAATGTGAACTTGTTAGAGAAACTTGTTATGCAGGAAACGCTCTCCTGTCTGGTAGTCAATCTATACCCAGGAAATGAGGGCTATTCTCTGATGCTCAGGGGAAAGAATGGTTCAG attCTGAAACCATTCGCTTGCCTTATGAAGAAGGAGAATTGCTTGAATATTTGGATGCTGAAGAATTACCACCTATTTTGGTTGATCTCCTTGAAAAATCTCAG gttaatatttttcattgtgGGTGTGTCATAGCAGAAATACGTGACTACAGGCAATCTGGGAATATGAAATCGCCAGGTTACCAAAGTAGACATATTCTCTTACGTCCAACAATGCAG ACTTTAATCTGTGATGTTCATTCTATAACAAGTGATAACCATAAATGGACACAA GAAGACAAACTACTTCTTGAGAGCCAGCTTATCTTAGCCACAGCAGAACCATTGTGTCTTGATCCTTCTATAGCTGTGACCTGTACTGCAAACAGATTGCTCTATAATAAACAGAAGATGAATACTAGACCAATGAAGCG ATGTTTCAAGAGGTACTCCAGATCTTCCCTGAATCGGCAGCAGGACATATCCCACTCTACAGCTCCTCCACAGCTAAGATTGCTCGATTacttgcaaaaaagaaaagagagaaaaacagccCAGCAGTATGACCTCAAAATTTCTAAAGCTGGAAAT tgtGTGGATATGTGGAAACAGAATCCCTGTTATTTGACTACACCTTCAGAAGTGGAT GTGGAAAAGTATGCTAAAGTGGAAAAGTCTATCAAATCTGATGACTCACAGCCAACTGTCTGGCCAGCACAT gAGATAAAAGAAGATTATGTGTTTGAATGTGAAGTTGGTAATCAGTTTCAGAAAACAAAGCTAACCATTTTTCAGTCACTTGGTAATCCACTTTACTATGGTAAAATACAGACTTATAGAAGTGACGAAGAAACTGAGAGCCCAATGACACCAACTCA GTTCCTTATTGGATCAAAGACTGATGCTGAAAG AATAATTAATCAATATCAAGAGTTGATTCAGAATGAAGCTAAATGTCCAGTGAAGATGTCTCATTCAAGTGGATCTGGCAATCTTAGTCAACTTTCTccagggaaagaaatggaa ttatcgaccagccaagatggcggagtaGAAGGAAGTAGTACAGCTGATCTGTCCCCTACAACTACTCCACAAAGATCTAGAAAACGCATCAGACCAAGTCCTGATCgggaaattcaagaaaaaatcaCA CCCGAGAGCCTATTGGTTCAGCCATCAGTATTGGGAAAGGGAGTAAAACATCGGCCTCCACCCATTAAACTTCCTTCAAGTTCGGGAAGTAGCTCTTCAG gtAATATTTTTAGTCCACAGCAGTCAGGCAGCCATCATAAGTCCCCAACTCCTCCTCCCACTTCTAAGCCACCTGGTCTTTCTCGGAAACCTTCCATGGATCTTAATCAAGTTAGCATGCTTTCTCCAGCTGCTCTGTCACCTGCCAGCTCATCACAAA GATCTGGAACTCCTAAGCCATCTACTCCTACACCAACCCCTTCATCGACCCCACACCCTCCTGATGCTCAGAGCTCAACTCCTATTACCCCTTGTGCCACCCCTACTCCCCAAGATTCAGGCTTCACCCCTCAGCCCACTTTGTTAACCCCGTTTGCTCAGCAGCAAATGTCTCTGAGCCAGGCAATGCCTGTAATGACCATTCCTCTTTCCACCATGGTAACATCTATAACTACAGGAACCACGTCCACCCAAGTCATGGCAAACCCTGCTGGACTTAACTTCATCAATGTAGTGGGCTCTGTATG tGGAGCACAAGCCTTGATGAGCAGTTCAAATTCCATGCTCGGGTGTAATACTGGTGCCATAACCCCTGCAGGTTTAAATTTGAGTGGCATTTTACCCTCAGGAGGTCTGGTACCAGGTGCATTGCCAGCTGCAATGCAGTCAGCCTCTCAGTCAG GTGTCccttttggtttaaaaaatacttcaggTCTCAGGCCCTTAAACCTACTCCAG ATTCCAGGTGGTTCACTCATTTTCAATCCACtccagcaacagcagcagcagcagcagcagcagcagcaacagcagctctctcccttttctccacaGCAACAGTCTCAGCCCTCTACAACTTCTAGTCCTCAGCGGCCAGGAGAACAG agTTCTGAACCAGGTACAGTCAGTCAAGACCAGGCTTTGTCTGCCCAGCAAGCTGCTGTTATTAACCTGACTGGAGTTGGGAGCTTTATGCAGTCCCAGGCAGCTG TGTTGTCTCAGCTTGGCTCTGCCGAGAACAGACCTGAGCAAAGCCTTCCTCAGCAGAGATTCCAGCTCTCCTCTGCCTttcaacagcagcagcaacagataCAA CAGTTGCGATTCTTACAGCATCAAATGGCtatggcagcagcagcagcagcacaaaCAGCTCAGCTCCATCGGCATCAACATACAGGCAGCCAGTCAAAAAGTAAAGTGAAGAGAGGCACGCCAACCACTCCAAAATTCTGA
- the SUPT20H gene encoding transcription factor SPT20 homolog isoform X9, with protein sequence MQQTLELALDRAEYVIESARQRPPKRKYLSSGRKSVFQKLYDLYIEECEKEPEIKKLRRNVNLLEKLVMQETLSCLVVNLYPGNEGYSLMLRGKNGSDSETIRLPYEEGELLEYLDAEELPPILVDLLEKSQVNIFHCGCVIAEIRDYRQSGNMKSPGYQSRHILLRPTMQTLICDVHSITSDNHKWTQEDKLLLESQLILATAEPLCLDPSIAVTCTANRLLYNKQKMNTRPMKRCFKRYSRSSLNRQQDISHSTAPPQLRLLDYLQKRKERKTAQQYDLKISKAGNCVDMWKQNPCYLTTPSEVDVEKYAKVEKSIKSDDSQPTVWPAHEIKEDYVFECEVGNQFQKTKLTIFQSLGNPLYYGKIQTYRSDEETESPMTPTQFLIGSKTDAERIINQYQELIQNEAKCPVKMSHSSGSGNLSQLSPGKEMELSTSQDGGVEGSSTADLSPTTTPQRSRKRIRPSPDREIQEKITPESLLVQPSVLGKGVKHRPPPIKLPSSSGSSSSGNIFSPQQSGSHHKSPTPPPTSKPPGLSRKPSMDLNQVSMLSPAALSPASSSQRSGTPKPSTPTPTPSSTPHPPDAQSSTPITPCATPTPQDSGFTPQPTLLTPFAQQQMSLSQAMPVMTIPLSTMVTSITTGTTSTQVMANPAGLNFINVVGSVCGAQALMSSSNSMLGCNTGAITPAGLNLSGILPSGGLVPGALPAAMQSASQSGVPFGLKNTSGLRPLNLLQIPGGSLIFNPLQQQQQQQQQQQQQQLSPFSPQQQSQPSTTSSPQRPGEQSSEPGTVSQDQALSAQQAAVINLTGVGSFMQSQAAAVAILTASNGYGSSSSSTNSSAPSASTYRQPVKK encoded by the exons CAACAGACTTTAGAATTAGCTTTGGATCGTGCAGAG tatGTCATTGAAAGTGCCCGTCAGAGACCTCCTAAACGGAAATATTTATCTAGTGGAAg gaaatctgtatttcagaaactatatgatttatatatagaAGAATGTGAGAAAGAGCCTGAGATAAAG AAGCTGAGACGAAATGTGAACTTGTTAGAGAAACTTGTTATGCAGGAAACGCTCTCCTGTCTGGTAGTCAATCTATACCCAGGAAATGAGGGCTATTCTCTGATGCTCAGGGGAAAGAATGGTTCAG attCTGAAACCATTCGCTTGCCTTATGAAGAAGGAGAATTGCTTGAATATTTGGATGCTGAAGAATTACCACCTATTTTGGTTGATCTCCTTGAAAAATCTCAG gttaatatttttcattgtgGGTGTGTCATAGCAGAAATACGTGACTACAGGCAATCTGGGAATATGAAATCGCCAGGTTACCAAAGTAGACATATTCTCTTACGTCCAACAATGCAG ACTTTAATCTGTGATGTTCATTCTATAACAAGTGATAACCATAAATGGACACAA GAAGACAAACTACTTCTTGAGAGCCAGCTTATCTTAGCCACAGCAGAACCATTGTGTCTTGATCCTTCTATAGCTGTGACCTGTACTGCAAACAGATTGCTCTATAATAAACAGAAGATGAATACTAGACCAATGAAGCG ATGTTTCAAGAGGTACTCCAGATCTTCCCTGAATCGGCAGCAGGACATATCCCACTCTACAGCTCCTCCACAGCTAAGATTGCTCGATTacttgcaaaaaagaaaagagagaaaaacagccCAGCAGTATGACCTCAAAATTTCTAAAGCTGGAAAT tgtGTGGATATGTGGAAACAGAATCCCTGTTATTTGACTACACCTTCAGAAGTGGAT GTGGAAAAGTATGCTAAAGTGGAAAAGTCTATCAAATCTGATGACTCACAGCCAACTGTCTGGCCAGCACAT gAGATAAAAGAAGATTATGTGTTTGAATGTGAAGTTGGTAATCAGTTTCAGAAAACAAAGCTAACCATTTTTCAGTCACTTGGTAATCCACTTTACTATGGTAAAATACAGACTTATAGAAGTGACGAAGAAACTGAGAGCCCAATGACACCAACTCA GTTCCTTATTGGATCAAAGACTGATGCTGAAAG AATAATTAATCAATATCAAGAGTTGATTCAGAATGAAGCTAAATGTCCAGTGAAGATGTCTCATTCAAGTGGATCTGGCAATCTTAGTCAACTTTCTccagggaaagaaatggaa ttatcgaccagccaagatggcggagtaGAAGGAAGTAGTACAGCTGATCTGTCCCCTACAACTACTCCACAAAGATCTAGAAAACGCATCAGACCAAGTCCTGATCgggaaattcaagaaaaaatcaCA CCCGAGAGCCTATTGGTTCAGCCATCAGTATTGGGAAAGGGAGTAAAACATCGGCCTCCACCCATTAAACTTCCTTCAAGTTCGGGAAGTAGCTCTTCAG gtAATATTTTTAGTCCACAGCAGTCAGGCAGCCATCATAAGTCCCCAACTCCTCCTCCCACTTCTAAGCCACCTGGTCTTTCTCGGAAACCTTCCATGGATCTTAATCAAGTTAGCATGCTTTCTCCAGCTGCTCTGTCACCTGCCAGCTCATCACAAA GATCTGGAACTCCTAAGCCATCTACTCCTACACCAACCCCTTCATCGACCCCACACCCTCCTGATGCTCAGAGCTCAACTCCTATTACCCCTTGTGCCACCCCTACTCCCCAAGATTCAGGCTTCACCCCTCAGCCCACTTTGTTAACCCCGTTTGCTCAGCAGCAAATGTCTCTGAGCCAGGCAATGCCTGTAATGACCATTCCTCTTTCCACCATGGTAACATCTATAACTACAGGAACCACGTCCACCCAAGTCATGGCAAACCCTGCTGGACTTAACTTCATCAATGTAGTGGGCTCTGTATG tGGAGCACAAGCCTTGATGAGCAGTTCAAATTCCATGCTCGGGTGTAATACTGGTGCCATAACCCCTGCAGGTTTAAATTTGAGTGGCATTTTACCCTCAGGAGGTCTGGTACCAGGTGCATTGCCAGCTGCAATGCAGTCAGCCTCTCAGTCAG GTGTCccttttggtttaaaaaatacttcaggTCTCAGGCCCTTAAACCTACTCCAG ATTCCAGGTGGTTCACTCATTTTCAATCCACtccagcaacagcagcagcagcagcagcagcagcagcaacagcagctctctcccttttctccacaGCAACAGTCTCAGCCCTCTACAACTTCTAGTCCTCAGCGGCCAGGAGAACAG agTTCTGAACCAGGTACAGTCAGTCAAGACCAGGCTTTGTCTGCCCAGCAAGCTGCTGTTATTAACCTGACTGGAGTTGGGAGCTTTATGCAGTCCCAGGCAGCTG CAGTTGCGATTCTTACAGCATCAAATGGCtatggcagcagcagcagcagcacaaaCAGCTCAGCTCCATCGGCATCAACATACAGGCAGCCAGTCAAAAAGTAA